GGCGTTGGAGCGCATCGCGAGCTAGCGCGACGCGGGTGAGGCTCCTCGGTACGCCTCGACGAGAACGCCGAGGCTCGCGGGATTCGCGACCGCGCCCTCGCTGACCGCGCCCGCGAGCGGCTGCCCCATCAGCAGACGCTTCACGGGCACCTCGAGCTTCTTGCCGTTCAGCGTTTTGGGGATCTCGGGCACTGCGAGGATGCGATCGGGCGCGTGACGCGGCGACAGCTCCCGCCGCAGCGTGTCGCTGATGCTGCGGCGCAGCGCGTCGTCGAGCGTCGTGTGCGCTGCCAGCACCACGAAGAGCACAAGCTCGGCGTTCTCACCGCCGACCTCGACCACCAGGCTGTCCTTTATCTCCGGCAGCTGCTCGATGATCCGGTAGAACTCGCTCGTGCCCATGCGCACGCCGCCGCGATTGAGCGTCGCGTCGGAGCGCCCGTAGATGACCGATGAGCCGTCGGCGTTGAACCGTATCCAGTCGCCGTGGCGCCATACGCCGGGGAAGACTTCGAAGTAGCTCGCCTGGTAGCGTGCGCCGTCGGGATCGTTCCACAGGTATACGGGCATCGAGGGCAGCGGTCGCGTGATGACCAGCTCGCCGACCTCGCCAACGACGGGCTTCCCCTCCGCGGAGTACGCCTCGACCTTTGCGCCCAGCGCCGCGCATTGCAGCTCGCCGGCGCGCACCGGCAGGAGCGGGCACGCCTGGAGGAACGCGGTGCAGACGTCGGTACCACCGCTCATGCTGCCCACCGGCAGCGGTCGTCCGATGGCGTCGACGATCCACGTGAAACCCTCCGGCGAAAGAGGCGCGCCGGTCGAACCGACGCCACGTATGCGACTCAGATCGTTGTCCCGGCCGGGCGAGATGCTCGCTTTCATGCAGGCCTGGATGAACGCGGCGGACGTCCCGAAGTACGTCACGCCGACGTCGGCCGCAAGTCGCCAGAGCGTTCCCATGTCCGGATGCGCAGGGCTGCCGTCGAACAGCACCGCGGTGCCGCCGAGCGGGAGCACCCCGAGCATGTAGTTCCACATCATCCAGCCGGTCGTCGTGAACCAGAAGAAGCGGTCGTCCACGCCAAGGTCCTGATGCAGCGCGATCGACTTGAGGTGCTCGAGGAGGATCCCGCCCTGGCCGTGCACGAGTCCCTTCGGCAGACCGGTGGTGCCCGACGTGTACAGCACCCACAGCGGGTGCTCGAACGGCAGCTGCGCGAACTCCAGATGGCCTGATTCCGAAGCGAGCTCGGCCCACGACATGCGCGCTGCCGATCGCGCCGGTGTCGCGTCGGGCCGCAGGTAGGGAAGCACGACCGTCGCTCTCAGGCTCGGCAGCGCGCGCTCGATCTCATGCGTCTCGCTCGTACGGTCGAAGTCGCGCCCGCCGTAGCGATACCCGTCGACGACGAACAGGACCTTCGGATCGAGCTGGCCGAAGCGATCGATCACCGCGCGCGTTCCGAAGTCTGGCGAGCAGCTCGACCAGATCGCACCGAGGCTCGATGCCGCGAGGAGCGCGACGACGGTCTCGGGGATGTTCGGCATGTACGCGACGACGCGATCGCCGCGCGTGACACCCAGCCTCACGAGTCCGGCGCGGGCGGCTGCGACCTGCTGCGCGAGCTCCGCATACGTCACTGTTGTGGATATCTCGAGTCCGCGCGTCTCGGAGCGTGCGATGAGCGCCGGATGATCGTCTCGCCGCATGAGCGCGTGCTCCGCGTAGCTCAGCTCGGCACCGGGGAACCACGACGCGCCGGGCATCGCGTCGCGGGCGAGGGCACGCTCATAGCGCTGGCTCGCGCGCACGCCGAAGTGCTCCCAGATCGATGACCAGAAGGCGTCGAGGTCCGTGACCGACCAGCGCCACAGCTCCTGGTAACTCGCAAAGCTCAGAGCGCGGTGCCGCGCGAGCCACTCCATGTAGCGCGTGACATTCGCGCGGTCGATCGTTTCTTCGCTCGGGGTCCAGATCGTCTCGATGACACCATCGTACGTGCGGCTAGCATCGGCTGATGCGACAGCGGGAGCTCGCGACGCTCTTCGACTTCAACTATTGGGCACAGCACCGGATCCTCGCGACCGCCGCGCGGCTCACGGATGCGCAATTCACCCTGCGTTCGGTCATCGTCGGGCGGGACCTTCGCGCGACGCTCGTGCACACGCTCGATGTCGAGTGCAGTTGGCGGCTCCGACTACAACGTCGCCCCGAGGACGAGTGGCGCAAGACGCTCCCGACAACGGACTACCGCAACGTTGCGGTACTCACCGATCACTGGACGCGCGATGAGACCGAGATGCGTGCGTGGGTCGCGACCCTCGACGACGAGGCGCTCGCGGCCGGCGCTGATCTCGACGCGAAGGAGCAATACCCGCTCTGGTTCTACGTCCTGCACATGGTCACGCACAGCCAGCAGCACCGTGCGGAGGCAGCGCAGCTGCTCACGCAGCTCGGGCATTCTCCGGGCGATATCGACTTCCTGGATTACGCGGACTGGGCGCGTGGATCCGGCTAGTACGCGTTCGGTGGCGGCGTGTCGACTTGCGTCGCGGGTCCAGAATTCTCTCGTCCGCCGCAAAGGCGCGGGGAGGATTCAGATGAAACAACTTGTGCTGGCGATCGCACTCGCAATGGTCCTCTCGTCACTTACTGCCGCACCGGCACGGGCGGCGACGGCCCACAACGACACCATATCCGGCATCGAGATCTTTGCGGGGTTTGCCGTGGGAGAAGTCCGTTACGGCGCAACATTCGTCGGCCGCGCGACCGGAGAGCTACCCGGGTACATCGTCGCGTCGATCAACTACACGCCACCGAACCCGGGGGCAGGCGTCACGAATACTGTCGTAGGCGGGCGGTGGACGCTAACCGTCGTGCAGGGCGGCGAATTCCGAGGGAAGCTCACGGGAACGATCGCTGGCGGCGCGGCCGTGTGGAACGGGACGGGCACGCTTGCGAGCATCAATCTCGCACTCGCCGTGGCGAGTGGCACAGGTGCCTATTCAGGCGCGACCGGCACCGGCTCGTTCACAGGAGTCTTGAGCCATTTCACGTTCCCTCCACAGTGGGGAGGCGCGCTGACGCTCAGCTTCTGACCGGGTTCCGCGGCTAGTACGCGTTCCTCGGCGGCCGCTTCTGCTCGAAGCAGTCGGAGCAGTACACCGGCTTGTCGCCGCGCGGCTGGAACGGAACACGCGCTTCCTTGCCGCAGTTGCTGCAGACCGCGCTGAACATCTCGCGCTGACCGCCGCCGTATCCACCACCGCCGCCACCGCCACCACCACCGCCCGCGCGACGCGCGGCGCGATCGGCCGGGCAACGGCTTGGTGCGTTCTGAAGTCCTCGCGAGGCGTAGAACTCCTGCTCGCCGGCGGTCCAGATGAACTCCTGGCCGCAGTCGCGACAGGTCAAGGTCTTGTCCTGAAAGCTCACGTGATCGCCCTCCCCATAGAAAGAGCGTCAGTGTACGGACCTTGTGCAACCTGCCCGACGCGCCAGCCGCGCGGTTGACGCGGGTGCGCGCTCGTCGCTACGGTCATCGCGCGATGGCCCAGCGGATCTCCATGTCCATGCCGACGGCCCCCATGGCGGGGCCTGCTACGCGTTTGGGAGGCTGAGCCCGACCGACTCTCGCGTGCTTTCGGTATTTCGAAGCCTCCCGCTCGGGAGGCTTTTTTGATCTTGAGAGGAGAACGGACATGGCGACGACACTGAAGGAGAACACCGCACTGCGCGGCCTGCGCTGTCGTGCGTGCGACGCGCTGCAGCCTGCCGACGAGCGCTACGTCTGTGGCGAATGTCTGGGTCCGATCGAACCGGAGTACGACCTCAGCGTCTTCGAGACCGAGACGCTCCGTGCCGATATCGAGAGCGGACCGCGGTCGCTCTGGCGTTACGCGCC
This genomic window from Candidatus Limnocylindria bacterium contains:
- a CDS encoding acetoacetate--CoA ligase; its protein translation is METIWTPSEETIDRANVTRYMEWLARHRALSFASYQELWRWSVTDLDAFWSSIWEHFGVRASQRYERALARDAMPGASWFPGAELSYAEHALMRRDDHPALIARSETRGLEISTTVTYAELAQQVAAARAGLVRLGVTRGDRVVAYMPNIPETVVALLAASSLGAIWSSCSPDFGTRAVIDRFGQLDPKVLFVVDGYRYGGRDFDRTSETHEIERALPSLRATVVLPYLRPDATPARSAARMSWAELASESGHLEFAQLPFEHPLWVLYTSGTTGLPKGLVHGQGGILLEHLKSIALHQDLGVDDRFFWFTTTGWMMWNYMLGVLPLGGTAVLFDGSPAHPDMGTLWRLAADVGVTYFGTSAAFIQACMKASISPGRDNDLSRIRGVGSTGAPLSPEGFTWIVDAIGRPLPVGSMSGGTDVCTAFLQACPLLPVRAGELQCAALGAKVEAYSAEGKPVVGEVGELVITRPLPSMPVYLWNDPDGARYQASYFEVFPGVWRHGDWIRFNADGSSVIYGRSDATLNRGGVRMGTSEFYRIIEQLPEIKDSLVVEVGGENAELVLFVVLAAHTTLDDALRRSISDTLRRELSPRHAPDRILAVPEIPKTLNGKKLEVPVKRLLMGQPLAGAVSEGAVANPASLGVLVEAYRGASPASR
- a CDS encoding DinB family protein; this encodes MRQRELATLFDFNYWAQHRILATAARLTDAQFTLRSVIVGRDLRATLVHTLDVECSWRLRLQRRPEDEWRKTLPTTDYRNVAVLTDHWTRDETEMRAWVATLDDEALAAGADLDAKEQYPLWFYVLHMVTHSQQHRAEAAQLLTQLGHSPGDIDFLDYADWARGSG
- a CDS encoding zinc-ribbon domain containing protein codes for the protein MSFQDKTLTCRDCGQEFIWTAGEQEFYASRGLQNAPSRCPADRAARRAGGGGGGGGGGGYGGGQREMFSAVCSNCGKEARVPFQPRGDKPVYCSDCFEQKRPPRNAY